Proteins encoded within one genomic window of Xylophilus sp. GOD-11R:
- a CDS encoding TRAP transporter large permease — MSMLVIFLFMGAALLSIPIAHALVAASVGGLLIIDRVPVHLAIEQMLGQTQSFPLIAIPFFMLTGALMVSGRLGQSLVSLLSMMIGRVHGGPAQVGVLSSTIFGGVSGSAVADASAIGSMLIPWLKKLGYPAPFAAGTLAAAATIDILIPPSIPMIVYALVSGASIGALFVAGILPGLLMCAGFMAVCYVQGRRRNFPRDTTPFVWRAFWLQLAHAGPALAMPVLIIVFLRFGIATPTEVSVMSTLYALVVSSLVYRDLTIAKLKHAAVEAGISTGVVLLIIMASSVVGWIVTYEQLPAEFTRFAKETLQSPWLIILAMNLIMLATGMFIDLPAAVLLLTPMFVPLASAVGMDTVQLGIMMIVNLSIGLYHPPIGTTLFITSTIAKVRIGDVVVELIPFYCVAIALLLGFAYLPWLTLR, encoded by the coding sequence ATGAGCATGCTCGTCATCTTTCTCTTCATGGGCGCGGCGCTGCTGTCGATCCCGATCGCGCATGCGCTGGTGGCGGCGTCGGTGGGCGGCCTGCTCATCATCGACCGCGTGCCGGTGCACCTGGCCATCGAGCAGATGCTCGGCCAGACGCAGAGCTTTCCGCTGATCGCGATTCCCTTCTTCATGCTCACCGGCGCGCTCATGGTCAGCGGCCGGCTCGGCCAGAGCCTGGTGAGCCTGCTGTCGATGATGATCGGCCGGGTGCACGGCGGCCCGGCACAGGTCGGCGTGCTGTCGTCGACCATCTTCGGCGGCGTGTCGGGCTCGGCCGTGGCCGATGCGTCTGCCATCGGCTCGATGCTGATTCCCTGGCTCAAGAAGCTCGGCTACCCGGCGCCATTTGCCGCCGGCACGCTGGCGGCGGCGGCCACGATCGACATCCTCATCCCGCCCTCGATCCCGATGATCGTGTACGCGCTGGTGTCGGGCGCGTCCATCGGCGCGCTGTTCGTGGCCGGCATCCTGCCGGGCCTCTTGATGTGCGCTGGCTTCATGGCGGTGTGCTACGTGCAGGGCCGCAGGCGCAACTTCCCGCGCGACACCACGCCCTTCGTCTGGCGCGCCTTCTGGCTGCAACTGGCCCATGCCGGCCCGGCCCTGGCCATGCCGGTGCTGATCATCGTGTTCCTGCGCTTCGGCATCGCCACGCCCACCGAGGTGAGCGTGATGTCCACGCTCTACGCGCTGGTCGTGTCCTCGCTGGTCTACCGCGACCTCACCATCGCCAAGCTCAAGCACGCGGCGGTGGAAGCCGGCATTTCCACCGGCGTGGTGCTGCTGATCATCATGGCCAGCAGCGTGGTGGGCTGGATCGTCACCTACGAGCAGCTGCCCGCCGAGTTCACCCGCTTCGCCAAGGAAACGCTGCAGTCGCCCTGGCTGATCATCCTGGCGATGAACCTGATCATGCTGGCCACCGGCATGTTCATCGACCTGCCGGCCGCGGTGCTGCTGCTCACGCCCATGTTCGTGCCGCTGGCCTCGGCCGTGGGCATGGACACGGTACAGCTGGGCATCATGATGATCGTCAACCTGTCGATCGGGCTCTACCACCCGCCGATCGGCACCACGCTGTTCATCACCAGCACCATCGCCAAGGTGCGCATCGGCGACGTGGTGGTGGAGCTGATTCCCTTCTACTGCGTGGCCATCGCCCTGTTGCTGGGCTTCGCCTACCTGCCGTGGCTCACGCTGCGCTGA
- a CDS encoding sugar phosphate isomerase/epimerase produces the protein MTTDRSISISAAPYDGYEAARMLESLARIGATHVEPAWIVGYTEPFDESAFTPDKATAYAGWMRDAGIACRAFSSHIDLGRADAVKVFKGRMDFARRLGAEVINTNASGRGNERRFLDNIAELARHAEAIGIAIGLENPGDGSDNLLDTAADGPALLGAIGERCVGLNYDAGNTASHRPDVPAADDALIAMPLCVHTHVKDVRRTEDGWFFTALGEGEVGVDRILTAIAAQPGLHLSIEIPMRLHRGRDAKPGRDPYRVPLADIERVLGASLRYARGFFETSYA, from the coding sequence ATGACGACCGACCGCAGCATCTCCATCTCGGCCGCGCCCTACGACGGCTACGAGGCCGCCCGCATGCTCGAAAGCCTGGCGCGCATCGGCGCCACGCATGTCGAGCCGGCGTGGATCGTGGGCTACACCGAGCCCTTCGACGAAAGCGCCTTCACGCCGGACAAGGCCACCGCCTATGCCGGCTGGATGCGCGACGCGGGCATCGCCTGCCGCGCCTTCTCCTCGCACATCGACCTGGGCCGCGCCGACGCGGTGAAGGTCTTCAAGGGCCGCATGGACTTCGCGCGCCGGCTCGGCGCCGAGGTCATCAACACCAACGCCTCCGGGCGCGGCAACGAGCGGCGTTTCCTGGACAACATCGCCGAGCTGGCGCGCCATGCCGAGGCGATCGGCATCGCCATCGGCCTGGAGAACCCGGGCGACGGATCGGACAACCTGCTCGATACCGCCGCCGACGGCCCGGCGCTGCTCGGGGCCATCGGCGAGCGCTGCGTAGGCCTGAACTACGACGCGGGCAACACCGCGTCGCACCGCCCGGACGTGCCCGCGGCCGATGACGCGCTGATCGCCATGCCGCTGTGCGTGCACACCCATGTGAAGGACGTGCGCCGCACCGAGGACGGCTGGTTCTTCACCGCCCTCGGCGAGGGCGAAGTGGGTGTGGACCGCATCCTCACCGCCATCGCCGCGCAGCCCGGCCTGCACCTGTCCATCGAGATTCCGATGCGGCTGCACCGGGGCCGCGACGCCAAACCCGGCCGCGATCCCTACCGCGTGCCGCTGGCCGACATCGAGCGGGTGCTCGGCGCCTCGCTGCGCTACGCCCGCGGCTTCTTCGAGACGAGTTACGCATGA
- a CDS encoding dihydroxyacetone kinase subunit DhaK, translated as MNRIFNDPDLMVEDMLQGWLAAHAGRVSATANPRALLRTGAPVPGRVGIVTGGGSGHEPAFLGYVGPGLLDAVAVGEIFSSPTAKSFFDAVQAADGGAGVACLYGNYAGDNMNVKMAAKLAERAGITLKTVVANDDVASAAQGDEARRRGVAGEILMWKIAGARAAEGASLDEVIAVAHKAIGATRSIGIGLSSCTIPAVGKANFHIADGEMEVGIGHHGEPGVQVAPTAPAAAMAATLCDAVLADLPFVRGDRVGVLLSGLGATPLMEQYILYGAVAARLEAEGITAVQPLVGNYFTSLEMMGVTLTLIRLDDELERCLRAPCESPALTVVGATA; from the coding sequence ATGAACCGCATCTTCAACGACCCCGACCTGATGGTCGAAGACATGCTGCAGGGCTGGCTGGCCGCCCATGCCGGCCGCGTGTCGGCCACCGCCAACCCGCGCGCCTTGCTGCGCACCGGCGCGCCGGTGCCGGGCCGCGTCGGCATCGTCACCGGTGGCGGCTCCGGCCACGAGCCGGCCTTTCTCGGCTACGTCGGCCCCGGCCTGCTCGACGCGGTGGCCGTCGGCGAGATCTTCTCCTCGCCCACCGCCAAGAGCTTCTTCGACGCGGTGCAGGCTGCCGACGGCGGCGCCGGCGTGGCCTGCCTCTACGGCAACTACGCCGGCGACAACATGAACGTGAAGATGGCCGCCAAGCTGGCCGAGCGCGCCGGCATCACGCTCAAAACCGTGGTCGCCAACGACGACGTGGCTTCCGCCGCCCAGGGCGACGAGGCACGCCGGCGCGGCGTGGCCGGCGAGATCCTGATGTGGAAGATCGCCGGCGCGCGTGCCGCCGAGGGCGCCTCGCTCGACGAGGTGATCGCGGTGGCGCACAAAGCCATCGGCGCGACGCGCAGCATCGGCATCGGCCTGAGCTCCTGCACGATTCCGGCGGTGGGCAAGGCCAACTTCCACATCGCCGACGGCGAGATGGAAGTCGGCATCGGCCACCACGGCGAGCCGGGCGTGCAGGTGGCGCCCACCGCGCCGGCGGCCGCCATGGCCGCGACCCTGTGCGACGCGGTGCTGGCCGACCTGCCGTTCGTGCGCGGCGACCGCGTCGGCGTGCTGCTCTCGGGCCTGGGCGCCACGCCGCTGATGGAGCAATACATCCTCTACGGCGCCGTCGCCGCGCGGCTCGAAGCAGAGGGCATCACGGCGGTGCAGCCGCTGGTCGGCAACTACTTCACCTCGCTCGAAATGATGGGCGTCACGCTCACCCTGATCCGCCTGGACGACGAGCTCGAGCGCTGCCTGCGCGCGCCCTGCGAATCGCCCGCCCTCACCGTCGTCGGAGCCACCGCATGA
- the dhaL gene encoding dihydroxyacetone kinase subunit DhaL, translated as MNATATSSTQTVLLDSAGAVVLDLVEVINANRQYLSEIDGAIGDGDHGINMSKGFSLCGERLRGMQPPPTLGTAFDTLALTLMEGIGGSMGPLYGSFFQAWADRLDGQATLDAARFRAALDEAVQAVADIGGAQVGDKTLMDTLVPARDAFATALDAGADFSSALDALVEAARAGQQSTRDLRARIGRSARLGDRSIGVLDAGATSCLLLLEQLARSLQRLLVSPPATH; from the coding sequence ATGAACGCCACCGCTACTTCCTCCACGCAGACCGTCTTGCTCGACTCCGCCGGCGCCGTCGTGCTCGACCTGGTCGAGGTGATCAACGCCAACCGCCAGTACCTCAGCGAGATCGACGGCGCCATCGGCGACGGCGACCACGGCATCAACATGAGCAAGGGCTTCAGCCTGTGCGGCGAGCGGCTGCGCGGCATGCAGCCGCCGCCGACGTTGGGCACCGCCTTCGACACCCTGGCGCTGACGCTGATGGAAGGCATCGGCGGCTCGATGGGCCCGCTCTACGGCAGCTTCTTCCAGGCCTGGGCCGACCGGCTCGACGGCCAGGCCACGCTGGACGCCGCCCGTTTTCGCGCAGCGCTCGACGAGGCGGTGCAGGCGGTGGCCGACATCGGCGGCGCCCAGGTCGGCGACAAGACGCTGATGGACACGCTGGTGCCCGCTCGCGACGCCTTCGCCACCGCGCTCGATGCCGGCGCCGACTTCTCCAGCGCGCTCGACGCCCTGGTCGAGGCCGCCCGTGCCGGCCAGCAATCCACCCGCGACCTGCGCGCCCGCATCGGCCGCTCCGCCCGTCTGGGCGACCGCTCCATCGGCGTGCTCGACGCCGGTGCCACCTCCTGCCTGCTGCTGCTCGAGCAGCTCGCCCGCTCGCTGCAGCGGCTGCTGGTGTCGCCGCCCGCGACGCACTGA
- the rpiB gene encoding ribose 5-phosphate isomerase B, which produces MTTLAIGCDEAACALKETIKAHLAARGIAVQDFGTHDDQPVLYPDVAIAVAERVAAGEIDRAILLCGTGIGMAISANKVPGIRAAQTHDTYSAERAARSNDAQIITLGARVVGPELAKAIVDTFLASSFDGGRSIPKVEAIAAYEASLGHGAARAAG; this is translated from the coding sequence ATGACGACACTGGCCATAGGCTGCGACGAAGCCGCCTGCGCACTCAAGGAAACCATCAAGGCCCACCTCGCCGCGCGCGGCATCGCGGTGCAGGACTTCGGCACCCACGACGACCAGCCGGTGCTCTACCCCGACGTGGCCATCGCCGTGGCCGAGCGGGTGGCCGCCGGCGAGATCGACCGCGCCATCCTGCTCTGCGGCACCGGCATCGGCATGGCGATCTCGGCCAACAAGGTGCCGGGCATCCGCGCCGCGCAGACCCACGACACCTATTCGGCCGAACGCGCGGCGCGCAGCAACGACGCGCAGATCATCACGCTGGGTGCCCGCGTGGTCGGCCCGGAACTGGCCAAGGCGATTGTCGACACCTTCCTGGCGTCGAGCTTCGACGGCGGCCGCTCCATCCCGAAGGTGGAAGCCATTGCGGCCTACGAAGCCTCGCTCGGCCACGGGGCGGCCAGGGCGGCGGGCTGA
- a CDS encoding GntR family transcriptional regulator: MSPSPSETRAQSASDVVFFGIVNGLETQGFVPAQRLVETDLAVQFGVGRNSVREALARLAAEGIVELQRNKGAAVRSFSLQDTLDVLDVAERMTGLLARAAARHAKASGLIATLRGVLKEVEAADAAGKDDDFAVGRRRFYRTLLDMAGSRELKRLFPAIHMSVVYAQHRLPALRRLRTQDYRQIAQAVVAGDEARADEAGCLHVAHVRDEILRQGA; the protein is encoded by the coding sequence ATGTCTCCGTCACCTTCCGAAACCCGGGCGCAGAGCGCCTCCGACGTGGTCTTCTTCGGCATCGTCAACGGCCTGGAAACCCAGGGCTTCGTGCCCGCGCAGCGGCTGGTGGAAACCGATCTCGCCGTGCAGTTCGGCGTGGGCCGCAACTCGGTGCGCGAGGCGCTGGCGCGGCTGGCCGCCGAGGGCATCGTGGAGCTGCAGCGCAACAAGGGCGCAGCGGTGCGCTCGTTCTCGCTGCAGGACACGCTGGACGTGCTCGACGTGGCCGAGCGCATGACCGGCCTGCTCGCCCGGGCCGCCGCCAGGCATGCCAAGGCCTCGGGTTTGATCGCCACGCTGCGTGGCGTATTGAAGGAGGTGGAAGCCGCCGACGCGGCAGGCAAGGACGACGACTTCGCCGTGGGCCGGCGGCGCTTCTACCGCACCCTGCTCGACATGGCCGGCAGCCGCGAGCTCAAGCGGCTCTTTCCGGCGATCCACATGTCGGTGGTGTATGCGCAGCACCGGCTGCCGGCGCTGCGCCGGCTGCGCACGCAGGACTACCGGCAGATCGCCCAGGCGGTGGTCGCCGGCGACGAAGCGCGAGCCGACGAGGCCGGCTGCCTGCACGTCGCGCATGTGCGCGACGAGATCCTGCGGCAAGGCGCCTGA
- a CDS encoding glucose 1-dehydrogenase, translating to MVSSGQALAGKRALITGASSGLGAHFAAVLAAHGAEVVLTARRTGSLEAVAAQVREAGGTANALALDVSDAASRAALVERAGAIDILVNNAGVVREGAALSQSEEDWDTVIDTNLKGMFFMAQALAPAMRAAGGGSVINVASVLGLRQAGGLVSYAVSKAGVIQLTKTLALEWARHGIRVNALAPGYIETELNRDFWQGDAGQALIKRIPQRRLGRLEDLDGPLLMLASDASRYMSGSVIAVDGGHLCSSL from the coding sequence ATGGTTTCGAGCGGGCAGGCGCTGGCAGGCAAACGGGCCTTGATCACCGGCGCATCGAGCGGCCTCGGCGCGCATTTCGCGGCGGTGCTGGCCGCGCACGGCGCCGAGGTGGTGCTGACCGCGCGGCGCACCGGCAGCCTGGAGGCGGTCGCCGCCCAGGTGCGCGAGGCCGGCGGCACGGCCAACGCGCTGGCGCTCGACGTGTCCGACGCCGCCTCGCGCGCCGCGCTGGTCGAGCGCGCCGGCGCCATCGACATCCTGGTCAACAACGCCGGCGTGGTGCGCGAGGGCGCGGCGCTGTCGCAGTCGGAGGAAGACTGGGACACGGTGATCGACACCAACCTCAAGGGCATGTTCTTCATGGCCCAGGCGCTGGCCCCGGCGATGCGCGCGGCGGGCGGCGGCAGCGTGATCAACGTGGCCTCGGTGCTGGGCCTGCGGCAGGCCGGCGGGCTGGTGTCGTACGCGGTGTCCAAGGCCGGCGTGATCCAGCTCACCAAGACGCTGGCGCTGGAGTGGGCGCGGCACGGCATCCGGGTCAACGCGCTGGCGCCGGGATACATCGAGACCGAACTCAACCGCGACTTCTGGCAGGGCGATGCCGGCCAGGCACTCATCAAGCGCATTCCCCAGCGCCGCCTCGGGCGGCTGGAAGACCTCGACGGCCCCTTGCTGATGCTGGCCTCCGACGCCTCGCGCTACATGAGCGGCTCGGTGATCGCCGTCGACGGCGGTCACCTGTGCAGCAGCCTTTGA
- a CDS encoding acyl-CoA dehydrogenase, with product MFTPCPTERSRLLAERIEAFVRQTVVPYERDPRCGAHGPSEELVAELRGKAREAGLLTPHILPDGSHLSQLETAAVLKRSGLSPLGPVAVNTMAPDEGNMFLLGRIATPSQKARFLDPLVQGARSAFFMTEPAAEGGAGSDPSMLTTTAVRDGDDWVIDGRKMYITGAQGAKTGIVMARTGTGEQAQATMFLVELPHPAIRIERVLDTIDSSMPGGHALVAIDGLRVPADDVLGAVDEGFKYAQIRLAPARLSHCMRWLGACARAQEIATAYATTRKAFGKLLIDHEGVGFMLADNLIDLQQCALTIDWCAGVLDSGAHGTVESSIAKVAVSEALYRVADRCVQVMGGSGVTRDSIVEQVFREIRAFRIYDGPTEVHKWSLAKKIKRDALHGARP from the coding sequence ATGTTCACACCTTGCCCCACCGAACGCAGCCGGCTGCTGGCCGAGCGCATCGAAGCCTTCGTGCGCCAGACGGTCGTGCCCTACGAGCGCGACCCGCGTTGCGGCGCCCACGGCCCCAGCGAGGAACTGGTGGCCGAGCTGCGCGGCAAGGCGCGCGAGGCCGGCCTGCTGACGCCGCACATCCTGCCGGACGGCTCGCACCTGAGCCAGCTGGAAACCGCCGCCGTGCTCAAGCGTTCCGGGCTGTCGCCGCTGGGGCCGGTGGCGGTCAACACCATGGCGCCGGACGAGGGCAATATGTTCCTGCTCGGCCGCATCGCCACGCCGAGCCAGAAGGCGCGTTTTCTCGACCCGCTGGTGCAGGGCGCGCGCTCGGCCTTCTTCATGACCGAGCCGGCGGCAGAAGGCGGCGCCGGCTCCGACCCGTCGATGCTCACGACCACGGCGGTGCGCGACGGCGACGACTGGGTGATCGACGGCCGCAAGATGTACATCACCGGCGCGCAGGGTGCGAAGACCGGCATCGTCATGGCGCGCACCGGCACCGGCGAACAGGCCCAGGCCACCATGTTCCTGGTCGAGCTGCCGCATCCGGCGATCCGCATCGAGCGGGTGCTCGACACCATCGACAGTTCCATGCCCGGTGGCCATGCGCTGGTCGCCATCGACGGGCTGCGGGTGCCCGCCGACGACGTGCTGGGCGCGGTGGACGAGGGCTTCAAGTACGCGCAGATCCGGCTGGCGCCCGCGCGCCTGTCGCACTGCATGCGCTGGCTCGGCGCCTGCGCCCGCGCGCAGGAGATCGCCACCGCCTACGCCACCACACGCAAGGCCTTCGGCAAGCTGCTGATCGACCACGAGGGCGTGGGTTTCATGCTGGCCGACAACCTGATCGACCTGCAGCAATGCGCGCTCACCATCGACTGGTGCGCGGGCGTGCTCGACAGCGGCGCGCACGGCACGGTGGAGAGCTCGATCGCCAAGGTGGCGGTGTCCGAGGCGCTCTACCGCGTGGCCGACCGCTGCGTGCAGGTGATGGGCGGCAGCGGCGTCACGCGCGACAGCATCGTCGAGCAGGTGTTCCGCGAGATCCGCGCTTTCCGCATCTACGACGGCCCGACGGAAGTGCACAAATGGTCGCTGGCCAAGAAGATCAAGCGCGACGCGCTGCACGGGGCGCGGCCGTGA
- a CDS encoding phosphotransferase family protein, producing MVAGQEDQARRAARGAAVSGEIDTTALAAWMTANVDGFHGPLTLERFSGGQSNPTYRVRTPKRSYVLRRKPPGVLLKGAHAVEREARVMAALGGTGFPVPGILGLCTDDTVIGSGFFVMDMVEGRIFWDASFAEVPREERAAYLDAMNATLAALHRVDYMAVGLADFGRPGGYVARQVARWSQQYLDDEQAGRHPAMDRLVRWLPDNLPPGDETTITHGDFRADNMVFHPTEPRVLAVLDWELSTLGHPLADFAYNAMMFRMPPDILGGIAGLDLAAHGLPGEAAYVDAYCRRTGRDGVPGLDFYIAFNMFRFAAILHGIRGRALRGTAASPEAQAMGERYARVADLAWRQVEAMPA from the coding sequence ATGGTCGCTGGCCAAGAAGATCAAGCGCGACGCGCTGCACGGGGCGCGGCCGTGAGCGGCGAGATCGACACCACCGCGCTCGCGGCCTGGATGACGGCGAACGTGGATGGCTTCCACGGCCCGCTGACGCTGGAGCGTTTCAGCGGCGGGCAGTCCAACCCGACCTACCGGGTGCGCACGCCCAAGCGCAGCTACGTGCTGCGCCGCAAGCCGCCGGGCGTGTTGCTCAAGGGCGCGCACGCGGTGGAGCGCGAGGCGCGGGTGATGGCCGCGTTGGGCGGCACGGGCTTTCCGGTGCCGGGCATTCTGGGGCTGTGCACCGACGACACCGTCATCGGCAGCGGCTTCTTCGTGATGGACATGGTGGAAGGCCGCATCTTCTGGGACGCGAGCTTCGCCGAGGTGCCTCGCGAGGAGCGCGCCGCCTACCTCGACGCGATGAACGCCACGCTCGCCGCGCTGCACCGCGTCGACTACATGGCGGTGGGCCTGGCCGACTTCGGCCGGCCCGGCGGCTACGTGGCGCGGCAGGTGGCGCGCTGGTCGCAGCAGTATCTGGACGACGAGCAGGCCGGTCGCCATCCGGCCATGGACCGCCTGGTGCGCTGGCTGCCCGACAACCTTCCGCCGGGGGATGAGACCACCATCACCCACGGCGACTTCCGGGCCGACAACATGGTGTTCCATCCCACCGAGCCGCGGGTGCTGGCGGTGCTCGACTGGGAGCTGTCCACGCTTGGCCATCCGCTGGCCGACTTCGCCTACAACGCCATGATGTTCCGCATGCCGCCCGACATCCTGGGCGGCATCGCCGGCCTCGATCTCGCCGCCCACGGCCTGCCCGGCGAGGCCGCCTACGTCGACGCCTACTGCCGCCGCACCGGCCGCGACGGCGTGCCGGGCCTGGACTTCTACATCGCCTTCAACATGTTCCGCTTCGCCGCGATCCTGCACGGCATCCGCGGCCGCGCGCTGCGCGGCACCGCGGCCAGCCCCGAGGCGCAGGCCATGGGCGAGCGCTATGCGCGGGTGGCGGACCTGGCATGGCGGCAGGTCGAGGCGATGCCGGCCTAG
- a CDS encoding CoA transferase subunit A, translated as MATKIRRDAADALDGLLFDGMTIAAGGFGLCGIPETLIDGLLASGVKDLTFISNNCGVDDYGLGLLLAARRVRRMISSYVGENKEFERQYLAGELQLEFNPQGTLAERMRAGGAGIAGFFTRTGVGTLVAEGKDHRDFDGETYVLETGLRADLAIVKAWRADAHGNLVYRKSARNFNPMAAACGRVTVAEVEEIVPVGGIDPDQVHTSGIYVQRLIVATRNEKRIEKRTVTPAHPADARKETA; from the coding sequence ATGGCGACCAAGATCCGCCGCGACGCGGCCGACGCCCTCGACGGCCTGCTGTTCGACGGCATGACCATCGCCGCCGGCGGCTTCGGCCTCTGCGGCATTCCCGAGACGCTGATCGACGGCCTGCTGGCCTCGGGCGTCAAGGACCTCACCTTCATCTCCAACAACTGCGGCGTGGACGACTACGGCCTGGGCCTGCTGCTGGCCGCGCGCCGGGTGCGCCGCATGATCAGTTCCTACGTCGGCGAGAACAAGGAGTTCGAACGCCAGTACCTGGCCGGCGAGCTGCAGCTCGAATTCAATCCGCAGGGAACGCTGGCCGAACGCATGCGTGCCGGCGGCGCGGGCATCGCCGGCTTCTTCACCCGCACCGGCGTCGGCACCCTGGTGGCCGAAGGCAAGGATCACCGCGATTTCGACGGCGAGACCTATGTGCTGGAGACCGGCCTGCGCGCCGACCTGGCCATCGTCAAGGCCTGGCGCGCCGACGCCCACGGCAACCTGGTCTATCGCAAGTCGGCGCGCAACTTCAATCCGATGGCCGCCGCCTGCGGCCGGGTCACCGTGGCCGAGGTGGAAGAGATCGTGCCGGTCGGCGGCATCGACCCGGACCAGGTGCACACCTCCGGCATCTACGTGCAGCGGCTGATCGTGGCCACGCGCAACGAGAAGCGCATCGAAAAACGCACCGTGACCCCGGCACACCCCGCCGACGCCCGGAAGGAGACCGCCTGA
- a CDS encoding 3-oxoacid CoA-transferase subunit B has product MPWTRDEMAARAARELQDGFYVNLGIGIPTLVGNHIAPGVDVTLQSENGMLGLGPFPTEDAVDADIVNAGKQTISELDRTSYVSSADSFAMIRGGHVDCSVLGGMEVSETGDLANWMVPGKMIKGPGGAMDLVAGVRRIIVLMEHAARDGSSKFRRACSLPLTGANVVDMLITDRAVFVRPDRRSGFVLTELAPGVSQAELRACTEAQYDVALVAGQAT; this is encoded by the coding sequence ATGCCCTGGACCCGCGACGAGATGGCGGCACGCGCGGCGCGCGAGCTGCAGGACGGCTTCTACGTGAACCTGGGCATCGGCATTCCGACCCTGGTCGGCAACCACATCGCGCCCGGCGTGGACGTGACCCTGCAGTCCGAGAACGGCATGCTGGGCCTGGGTCCGTTCCCCACCGAGGACGCGGTCGACGCCGACATCGTCAATGCCGGCAAGCAGACGATCTCCGAGCTGGACCGCACCAGCTATGTGTCCTCGGCCGACAGCTTCGCGATGATTCGCGGCGGCCACGTCGACTGCTCGGTGCTCGGCGGCATGGAGGTGTCGGAGACCGGCGACCTCGCCAACTGGATGGTGCCCGGCAAGATGATCAAGGGCCCCGGCGGCGCCATGGACCTGGTGGCCGGCGTGCGCCGCATCATCGTGCTGATGGAGCATGCGGCCAGGGACGGCTCGTCCAAGTTCCGCCGCGCCTGCTCGCTGCCGCTGACCGGCGCCAACGTGGTCGATATGCTGATCACCGACCGCGCCGTCTTCGTGCGGCCCGACCGCCGCAGCGGCTTCGTGCTGACCGAGCTGGCGCCGGGCGTGAGCCAAGCCGAGCTGCGCGCCTGCACCGAGGCGCAGTACGACGTGGCGCTCGTCGCCGGGCAGGCCACCTGA
- a CDS encoding thiolase family protein, giving the protein MVARAYIAGAGITAFGRHEGRGALDLMAEAAEAALQDAALDHGNIDGLLCGYATTLPHLMLSTLFAERFSLRPTYAHGMQLGGATGAAMLMAARELVQSGRCRRVLVVAGENRLSGQSRDSAIQTLAQVGDPDMEVPNGASVPAYYALMASRYLHETGLGGDDLAAFAVAMRERAAEHPLAHLRTPIGLDEVRASKPIAAPLRLLDCCPISDGATALVVAAEPGPHRPVAIAGAGQAHRHQHLSAMEDVMACGAAQAAGRAFADARLDIADIRYLGIYDSFTITLTMLLEEIGFAPRGGAAERLRRGDFAPHGPLPLNTHGGLLSFGHCGVAGGMAHAVEAFRQMTGTAGARQIAPPASAFVHADGGVMSSHVSLILSAEGATP; this is encoded by the coding sequence ATGGTCGCGCGGGCCTACATCGCCGGCGCCGGCATCACCGCCTTCGGCCGGCACGAAGGACGCGGCGCGCTCGACCTCATGGCCGAGGCGGCCGAAGCCGCGCTGCAGGACGCCGCGCTCGACCACGGCAACATCGACGGCCTGCTCTGCGGCTACGCCACCACGCTGCCGCACCTGATGCTGTCGACCCTGTTCGCCGAGCGCTTCTCGTTGCGGCCGACCTATGCGCACGGCATGCAGCTCGGCGGCGCCACCGGCGCGGCCATGCTGATGGCCGCACGCGAACTGGTGCAGAGCGGACGCTGCCGGCGGGTGCTGGTGGTGGCCGGCGAGAACCGGCTCAGCGGCCAGAGCCGCGACAGTGCCATCCAGACCCTGGCCCAGGTCGGCGACCCCGACATGGAGGTGCCCAACGGCGCCTCGGTGCCGGCCTACTACGCACTGATGGCCTCGCGCTACCTGCACGAAACAGGCCTCGGCGGCGACGACCTCGCCGCCTTCGCGGTGGCGATGCGCGAGCGCGCGGCCGAGCATCCGCTGGCGCACCTGCGCACGCCGATCGGGCTCGACGAGGTGCGGGCCTCCAAGCCCATCGCCGCGCCGCTGCGGCTGCTCGACTGCTGCCCCATCTCCGACGGTGCCACCGCGCTGGTGGTGGCCGCCGAGCCCGGCCCGCACCGGCCGGTGGCCATCGCCGGCGCCGGCCAGGCGCACCGCCACCAGCACCTGAGCGCCATGGAAGACGTGATGGCCTGCGGTGCCGCGCAGGCCGCCGGCCGCGCCTTCGCCGATGCGCGCCTGGACATCGCCGACATCCGCTATCTCGGCATCTACGACTCCTTCACCATCACCCTGACGATGCTGCTCGAAGAGATCGGCTTCGCCCCGCGCGGCGGTGCAGCCGAGCGGCTGCGGCGCGGCGACTTCGCGCCGCACGGCCCGCTGCCGCTCAACACCCACGGCGGTTTGCTGTCCTTCGGCCACTGCGGCGTGGCCGGCGGCATGGCGCATGCGGTGGAGGCTTTTCGCCAGATGACCGGGACGGCCGGTGCGCGCCAGATCGCGCCACCGGCCAGCGCCTTCGTGCATGCCGACGGCGGGGTGATGTCCTCGCATGTGAGCCTGATCCTGTCGGCCGAAGGAGCCACGCCATGA